In Oxalobacteraceae sp. CFBP 8761, the following are encoded in one genomic region:
- the tssK gene encoding type VI secretion system baseplate subunit TssK has translation MTSKVLWGEGLLLRPQHFQRQDAYHEHCLFKSVKAVHPYAWGVELCEIDREALASSMLRVTGLALRFQDGELYEAPGSDELPATIDLSTLAQTVQAVTYYAALPGLKPFNANFVQPGQAATSADNAARFMQVNLEAPDLFTQAAPVQLAYLRRALRLVAEFEPRDAYIHFPLLRVRRAPTGGFEPDPALVPPALSVGASPVLFQGLRRLLDALQAKVGALYGHHREPTRNVIEFRSGDMSSFWLLHTASAAYAALTHHFHHPALHPERLFQSLLDVAGGLMTFSKSWTLADLPAYQHGDPGPAFAKLHMIIRELLDTVISAKYFGIALNEVRPSYHIGMLDSGKIDDDTTFYIAVSADIAALKLVEIVPLRFKVGAPDDVEKFVLSALPGVRLQYSPQPPAAIPVRPETCYFSLESKGPMFERMLKAQSISIYAPEGLRELKLDVGRHINLHWADNEINDLRFSATHNFARDDT, from the coding sequence ATGACGAGCAAAGTTCTCTGGGGCGAAGGTCTGCTGCTGCGCCCCCAGCACTTCCAGCGCCAGGATGCGTACCACGAGCATTGCCTGTTCAAGAGCGTCAAGGCGGTCCATCCCTATGCCTGGGGCGTGGAGCTGTGCGAGATCGACCGCGAGGCGCTGGCCAGCAGCATGCTGCGCGTGACCGGGCTGGCGCTGCGCTTTCAGGATGGCGAGCTGTACGAGGCACCGGGCAGCGACGAGCTGCCCGCCACGATCGACCTCAGCACGCTGGCGCAAACGGTGCAGGCGGTGACGTATTACGCGGCGCTGCCGGGCTTGAAACCCTTCAACGCCAACTTCGTGCAGCCGGGGCAGGCCGCGACGTCGGCCGACAACGCGGCGCGCTTCATGCAGGTGAACCTGGAAGCGCCCGACCTGTTCACACAGGCCGCGCCGGTGCAGCTGGCCTATCTGCGGCGCGCGCTGCGCCTGGTGGCCGAGTTCGAGCCGCGCGACGCCTACATTCACTTCCCGCTGCTGCGCGTGCGGCGCGCGCCCACCGGTGGCTTCGAACCCGATCCGGCCCTGGTGCCGCCGGCCCTGTCGGTGGGCGCGTCACCGGTGCTGTTCCAGGGTTTGCGGCGCCTGCTCGACGCGCTGCAGGCCAAGGTCGGCGCGCTGTACGGCCACCACCGCGAACCGACCCGCAACGTGATCGAATTCCGCTCGGGCGACATGTCGTCGTTCTGGCTGCTGCATACGGCCAGCGCGGCCTACGCGGCGCTGACGCACCACTTTCATCATCCGGCGCTGCACCCGGAGCGCCTGTTCCAGTCGCTGCTGGACGTGGCCGGCGGTTTGATGACCTTCTCGAAGAGCTGGACCCTGGCTGACCTGCCGGCCTACCAGCACGGCGATCCCGGCCCGGCCTTCGCCAAGCTGCACATGATCATCCGCGAACTGCTCGACACGGTCATCTCGGCCAAGTACTTCGGGATTGCGCTCAACGAGGTGCGCCCGTCGTACCACATCGGGATGCTCGACTCGGGCAAGATCGACGACGACACCACGTTCTATATCGCGGTATCGGCCGACATTGCGGCGCTCAAACTGGTCGAAATCGTGCCGCTGCGCTTCAAGGTCGGCGCACCGGACGATGTCGAGAAGTTCGTGCTCTCGGCGCTGCCCGGCGTGCGCCTGCAGTATTCGCCGCAGCCGCCGGCCGCGATCCCCGTACGGCCCGAAACCTGCTACTTCAGCCTGGAATCGAAAGGGCCGATGTTCGAGCGCATGCTCAAGGCGCAGTCGATCTCGATCTACGCGCCGGAAGGATTGAGGGAACTCAAGCTGGATGTTGGACGACACATAAATTTGCACTGGGCTGACAATGAAATCAACGACTTACGATTTTCGGCGACACATAACTTTGCACGGGACGACACATAA
- the tssE gene encoding type VI secretion system baseplate subunit TssE codes for MKGYTPDLFGRLLGQPVRQGVVVVRLNVDELKDAVARDLEALLNTRSIIQEGELAGYTECKTSMVDYGLCDFADRSLSSPSDRAHICACIEAAITRHEPRLTGVKAQLALRDEAAGPSINRLSFSITAVLVGSVSQEPVNFDAVLQPSTLQYSIRKAGRAAATMATAASPVKET; via the coding sequence ATGAAGGGATACACGCCGGATCTGTTCGGCCGTCTGCTTGGCCAGCCGGTACGCCAGGGCGTTGTCGTCGTGCGCCTGAATGTCGACGAGTTGAAGGATGCGGTGGCGCGCGACCTCGAGGCGCTCCTGAACACGCGCTCGATCATCCAGGAGGGCGAACTTGCCGGCTACACCGAATGCAAGACGTCGATGGTCGACTACGGCCTGTGCGATTTCGCCGACCGCTCGCTGTCGAGTCCTTCGGACCGGGCCCACATCTGTGCCTGCATCGAAGCGGCCATCACGCGCCATGAGCCGCGCCTGACCGGTGTCAAGGCGCAGCTGGCGCTGCGCGACGAGGCGGCTGGCCCGTCGATCAATCGCCTGAGCTTTTCGATCACGGCGGTGCTGGTGGGGAGCGTGTCGCAAGAGCCGGTCAACTTCGACGCCGTGCTGCAGCCCTCCACGCTCCAGTACAGCATCCGCAAGGCTGGCCGCGCAGCAGCAACAATGGCAACAGCGGCGTCGCCGGTGAAGGAGACCTGA